The genomic region AGTCCCGCTCCTCCTTCATGTAGCCCGAGGCGTAGATGTGGATGAGGGTCGAGACGCTCGTCACCATGAGGGCCATGGGGGCCGAAAGGGGGTCGAAGAGGATCTCCACCGGGGCCCGGAAGGAGCCGCTCTCCAGCCAGGCATAGAGGGTCGCCCGGGTCCCCTCCCCGCCGCAGAGGGGCCACAACAGCATGGTCAGCAGCGTCGCCGCGGCCACGCTCGATACGTAGATGGCCACCGCCAGGCGGCGCGGCAGGCGCGTTCCCAGGACCATGTTGACCGCCGCCCCGGCCAGGGGAAGCAGGGGTATGAGGAAGAGCAGGTTCTCTTTCATCCCTTCATCCCGTCGAAGGCGTCGGCGTCGACCGTTCCCTTGCGGCGCCGCAGGTAGACCACCATGGCCAGGGAGATGGAGACCTCCGCCGAGGTCATGGCCATGAGGAAGATGACGAAGATCTGGCCGTCCACCCTCTGCCAGAGGGCCGAGGCCCCGACCAGGGTCAGGCCGACGGCGTTGAGCATGATTTCGACCCCGATGAGGATCATGATCAGGTTGCGCCGGGCCAGAACGCACCCCAGTCCCATGACGAAAAGGGCGGCCGAGAAGGCCAGAACGTGGGCGAAGGGGACGATCATGGACCCTCCTCCCCTTTGCGGCCCCAGCCTTCCTTGCCGACGTAGAAGGCCCCGACGGCGGCGAAGAGGAGCTGGAAGGAGACGATCTCCACGGCCAGGGCGTACTCCTTGAAAAGGGCGTAACCGAAGGTCCGCGGGGAGGCGTAGTAGGTCGGTACGCCGTCGGCCCCCCCCGGGTCCGCCGCCATGAGGAGGAGGGTGCAACCCAGGAGGACAGCGGAGAGGAGCGCCACCGGAGCCCATCGCAGCCATCCCGGTCCCCGCAGCTCCTCCTGGGGGGCCAGCTCCAACATCATGATTATGAAGAGAAAGAGCACCATGATCGCCCCGGCATAGATGATCACCTCCCAGGCCGCCACCAGGGGCGCCCCGAGCAGGTAGAAGAGGAGGGCCAGGGCGAAAAAGGCGTTGACCAGATAGATCACCGCGTGGACCGGGTTGCGCCGGGTGACGCAGAGTCCCGTCGCCGCTAGGGCGGTGAATCCGAGGATGTAGAAGAGGACCGATGCCATAGAATCCGTGACTCGTAATTCGTGACGCGTGATTGGTAAAATCGGGAAACCCTTCCCCGTTAAGGCATGTTGGTTCTGATGTCCACTGGCGGCCTTTCGTCCGCGTTGGCCCCCCGGGGATTTGCCACCCCGATGCCGGCATGCTCGTAGAAGTTGTAACGGTCGTCTTTGCCGCCGCCGTCGATGAGCAGGTCCTCCTTCTCGGAGACGGGCTTGAGGGGGTCGCGGCTGCCCATCTCGTAGTCGGGGCTCATCTGGATGGCGAGGGTCGGGCAGGCTTCGGCGCACAACCCGCAGAAGATGCAGCGGGCGAAGTTGATGCGTAACCAAGCGGCGTAGCGCCGTCCGTCCACCCTTTCGGTCGCCTGCATGGAGATGCAGTCCACCGGGCAGGCCGCGCTGCACAGGTAGCAGGCCACGCAGCGCTCCTCCCCCTGCGGGTCGCGGGTCAGGACGATGCGGGCCCGGTAGCGGGGCGAGGGCACCCGCTTCTCTTCCGGGTACTGGATCGTCACCGGCCTCCGGAAGAGGTAGCGCAGGGTTACCCAGAAGGGCTGCACCGTTCCTTTGATGTCACGCCAGAGAGTCATAGCTATCAGCTTTCAGTGATCAGCTGTCGGTATTAAAACCTCAAGTTCCAGTTTTAGCCTGCGCCGTTCATGCTTTTTCTGAGAGCTGACAGCTTGCGGCTGACAGCTGCTTTATCCCCGCATCCACAACAACACCCCCCCCGTCACCACGACGTTGAGCAGGGCGAGGGGGATCAGGACCTTCCAGCCGAAGTGCATGAGCTGGTCGTAGCGCAGGCGAGGCAGGGTGCCTCGCATCCAGATGAAGAAGAAGCTGACCGCCAGAACCTTGAGGCCGAACCAGACCACCGGCGGCAGCAGCGGTCCGTGCCAGCCGCCGAGGAAGAAGACCGCGGTTATGCTGCCGAGGATGATCATGTTGATGTACTCGCCGACGAAGAAGAGGCCGAAGCGCATCCCCGAGTACTCGGTGTGGAAGCCCGCCACCAGCTCGTTCTCCGCCTCGGGGATGTCGAAGGGGATGCGCTTCGACTCCGCCGCCACGCTGACCAGGAAGATCAGGAAGGCCAGGGGGTGGACGAGCATGAAGGGGAGCCCCTCCTGTGCGTTGACGATGTCGGTGAGGGAGAAGGAGCGGGCAGACAGGACTACCGGGACCAGGGCCAAGCCCATGGAGAGTTCGTAGGAGATGAGCTGGGCCAGGCCCCGGATCGCCCCGAGCAGGGCGTACTTGCTGTTGGAGGCCCACCCCCCGAGGGCGACGCCGTAGACCGCCAGCGAGGAGAGGCCGAGAAAGTAGAGGACGCCGACGTTGAGGTCGCAGACCACCATCGGGATTTCCCT from Desulfuromonas sp. harbors:
- the nuoK gene encoding NADH-quinone oxidoreductase subunit NuoK, whose amino-acid sequence is MIVPFAHVLAFSAALFVMGLGCVLARRNLIMILIGVEIMLNAVGLTLVGASALWQRVDGQIFVIFLMAMTSAEVSISLAMVVYLRRRKGTVDADAFDGMKG
- a CDS encoding NADH-quinone oxidoreductase subunit J, whose amino-acid sequence is MASVLFYILGFTALAATGLCVTRRNPVHAVIYLVNAFFALALLFYLLGAPLVAAWEVIIYAGAIMVLFLFIIMMLELAPQEELRGPGWLRWAPVALLSAVLLGCTLLLMAADPGGADGVPTYYASPRTFGYALFKEYALAVEIVSFQLLFAAVGAFYVGKEGWGRKGEEGP
- the nuoI gene encoding NADH-quinone oxidoreductase subunit NuoI; amino-acid sequence: MTLWRDIKGTVQPFWVTLRYLFRRPVTIQYPEEKRVPSPRYRARIVLTRDPQGEERCVACYLCSAACPVDCISMQATERVDGRRYAAWLRINFARCIFCGLCAEACPTLAIQMSPDYEMGSRDPLKPVSEKEDLLIDGGGKDDRYNFYEHAGIGVANPRGANADERPPVDIRTNMP